One Mycobacteroides salmoniphilum DNA segment encodes these proteins:
- a CDS encoding TetR/AcrR family transcriptional regulator, with amino-acid sequence MSSEAVVTLTSESPRNRRQEETIRKIVTAGREMLGETTYADMTIRGVAARAKVAPATAYTYFSSKSHLVAEIYLDLIHQAPYFTDVNDGQSARVTKTLRSLALVVADEPEIATGCTTALLSNNDEAVRAVRDKIGLEIHRRIRSAMGPDADPRVVSALEMTFFGALMHAGSGTFTYHEIADKLTFVVDLMLGKNE; translated from the coding sequence GTGTCCAGTGAAGCTGTGGTGACCCTCACAAGTGAATCGCCCCGAAACCGGCGGCAGGAAGAGACGATTCGCAAGATCGTCACCGCGGGCCGGGAGATGCTCGGCGAGACCACCTACGCGGATATGACGATCCGCGGCGTGGCGGCCCGCGCCAAGGTCGCCCCCGCGACCGCATACACGTACTTCTCCTCTAAGAGTCATCTCGTCGCCGAGATCTACCTCGACCTCATCCATCAGGCGCCGTACTTCACCGATGTCAACGACGGCCAGTCCGCGCGGGTCACCAAGACGCTGCGGAGCCTGGCGTTGGTGGTTGCCGACGAGCCCGAGATCGCCACGGGATGCACGACGGCACTGCTCAGCAACAACGACGAGGCCGTGCGCGCCGTCCGCGACAAGATCGGGCTGGAAATCCACCGCAGGATCCGTTCGGCGATGGGACCCGATGCAGATCCACGCGTGGTGTCGGCCCTCGAGATGACCTTCTTCGGCGCCCTCATGCACGCGGGCAGCGGCACCTTCACCTATCACGAGATCGCCGACAAGCTCACCTTCGTGGTGGATCTCATGCTGGGAAAGAACGAATGA
- a CDS encoding aldehyde dehydrogenase translates to MALLADGDSDLFIDGKLIPGGAGRFPTVNPATEEVLGTAADADIDDMSHAIEAARRAFDDTDWSRDVGLRVQCLRQLRDGMRAHVEELRELTIAEVGAPRMLTAGAQLEGPVDDLRFAADTAESFDWNADLGVAAPMGIKTRRTLAREAVGVVGAVTPWNFPHQINLAKVGPALAAGNTLILKPAPDTPWCAAVLGRIIAEHTDFPPGVFNIVTASDHRIGALLSTDPRVDMVSFTGSTATGRAVMTDAAATVKKVFLELGGKSAFIVLDDAELSGACSVAGFTAAMHAGQGCAITTRLVVPRARYDEAVQAAAATMGSLKPGDPNKPGTVCGPVISARQRDRVQSYLDLAIAEGGSFACGGGRPEGKDRGFYIEPTVVAGLTNDARVAREEIFGPVLVVIAHDGDDDAVRIANDSPYGLSGTVFSGDDERAARVASRLRVGTVNVNGGVWYSADAPFGGYKQSGIGREMGVAGFEEYLETKVIATAVK, encoded by the coding sequence ATGGCACTCCTGGCCGATGGTGACAGTGATCTGTTCATCGACGGAAAGTTGATTCCCGGAGGTGCCGGGCGGTTCCCGACGGTGAACCCGGCCACCGAGGAGGTGCTCGGTACCGCGGCCGATGCCGACATCGATGACATGAGCCATGCCATCGAGGCGGCGCGTCGGGCGTTCGACGACACCGATTGGTCACGGGATGTGGGTCTGCGCGTGCAGTGTCTCCGTCAGCTGCGCGATGGCATGAGGGCTCATGTCGAAGAATTGCGAGAACTGACCATCGCCGAGGTGGGGGCGCCCCGGATGCTGACCGCCGGTGCGCAGCTCGAGGGGCCGGTGGACGATCTGCGCTTCGCCGCCGATACCGCGGAATCCTTTGACTGGAACGCCGATCTCGGTGTCGCCGCGCCTATGGGTATCAAGACCAGGCGCACCCTCGCTCGTGAGGCCGTCGGCGTGGTCGGGGCGGTGACGCCGTGGAACTTTCCGCATCAGATCAACCTCGCCAAGGTCGGCCCGGCGCTGGCGGCTGGTAACACCCTGATACTCAAGCCGGCACCGGATACCCCATGGTGTGCAGCGGTACTGGGGCGAATCATCGCCGAACACACCGACTTTCCGCCGGGCGTCTTCAACATCGTCACCGCCAGTGATCACCGCATCGGTGCGCTGCTGTCGACGGATCCCCGGGTGGACATGGTGTCGTTCACCGGCTCCACGGCGACCGGGCGCGCGGTGATGACCGATGCGGCCGCCACCGTCAAGAAGGTGTTTCTGGAACTCGGCGGCAAGTCGGCATTCATTGTGCTTGACGACGCAGAGCTGAGCGGGGCGTGCTCCGTCGCCGGATTTACCGCGGCCATGCATGCCGGCCAGGGTTGCGCGATCACCACCCGGTTGGTGGTGCCGCGCGCACGCTATGACGAGGCGGTGCAGGCGGCGGCGGCGACCATGGGTTCCCTGAAACCGGGGGATCCCAACAAGCCGGGAACCGTATGTGGACCGGTTATCTCGGCGCGCCAGCGCGACAGGGTCCAGTCCTATTTGGATCTGGCTATCGCCGAGGGTGGTTCGTTCGCCTGTGGAGGCGGGCGACCCGAGGGCAAGGATCGAGGTTTCTATATCGAGCCCACCGTCGTCGCCGGGCTGACCAACGACGCACGGGTGGCACGCGAGGAGATCTTCGGTCCCGTACTCGTGGTGATCGCGCACGACGGCGACGACGACGCGGTGCGGATCGCCAACGATTCACCGTATGGACTGTCCGGGACGGTCTTCAGTGGGGACGACGAACGCGCGGCGCGGGTCGCGTCGCGGCTACGGGTCGGAACCGTGAATGTCAACGGCGGTGTCTGGTACTCCGCAGACGCCCCCTTCGGTGGGTACAAGCAATCGGGTATCGGCAGGGAAATGGGTGTAGCCGGTTTCGAGGAGTACCTGGAAACCAAAGTCATTGCAACGGCTGTGAAGTAG
- a CDS encoding SDR family oxidoreductase, with amino-acid sequence MSSTGQFEGKVAIVTGAAQGIGEAYAHALAREGAAVVVADINAELGESVAKQIVADGGKALFANVDVSDPDSAIAMADKAVSEFGGIDFLVNNAAIYGGMKLDLLLSVPWDYYKKFMSVNQDGALVCTRAVYKHIAKRGGGAIVNQSSTAAWLYSGFYGLAKVGINGLTQQLSRELGGQKIRINAIAPGPTDTEATRGTVPEQFRSELVKNIPLSRMGTVDDMVGMCLFLLSDKASWITGQVFNVDGGQIIRS; translated from the coding sequence GTGAGTTCGACTGGGCAGTTCGAGGGCAAGGTGGCCATCGTCACCGGCGCCGCGCAAGGCATCGGTGAGGCGTACGCGCATGCCCTGGCGCGCGAGGGCGCGGCGGTGGTGGTCGCCGATATCAACGCCGAGTTGGGCGAGAGCGTCGCCAAACAGATCGTGGCCGATGGTGGTAAGGCCCTCTTCGCGAACGTCGACGTCTCCGATCCCGATTCAGCAATAGCCATGGCGGACAAGGCTGTCTCCGAGTTCGGCGGTATCGACTTTCTGGTGAACAACGCGGCGATCTACGGCGGTATGAAGCTCGATCTACTGCTGTCGGTGCCGTGGGATTACTACAAGAAGTTCATGAGCGTGAACCAGGACGGGGCGCTGGTGTGTACCCGGGCCGTGTACAAGCACATCGCCAAGCGCGGAGGCGGTGCTATCGTCAACCAATCCTCTACGGCGGCATGGCTGTACTCGGGCTTCTACGGACTGGCGAAGGTGGGCATCAATGGCCTCACCCAGCAGCTGTCCCGCGAATTGGGCGGGCAGAAGATCCGCATCAACGCCATCGCGCCGGGGCCTACCGACACCGAGGCCACTCGCGGCACCGTGCCGGAGCAGTTCCGCAGCGAACTGGTCAAAAACATCCCGCTGAGCCGGATGGGCACCGTCGACGACATGGTGGGCATGTGCCTGTTCCTGCTGTCGGACAAGGCGTCCTGGATCACCGGTCAGGTGTTCAACGTCGATGGCGGACAGATCATCCGATCATGA
- a CDS encoding NAD(P)-dependent oxidoreductase → MTQSALKLGYIGLGNMGAPMAQRLVDWPGGLTVFDLRAEAVATLVEAGARAADGLADLADADLISVTVLDDAQVREVIGELAPKVKRGTIIAIHSTISDTTAVELAQHWAPKDIHVIDAPVSGGAPGAHKGELATMVGADDETFARVKEPLSKWASLVIHAGAPGAGTRMKLARNLLHFVAFTAAGEAQRLAESCGLDITDLGKVVRHTDAITGGPGAIMLRDTTAPVASDSFWHPIFTHVRGLGEKDLSLALALGEEQSVQLPLATLARERLAASLGVPHAVPSTEGEI, encoded by the coding sequence ATGACGCAGTCTGCCCTCAAATTGGGGTACATCGGTCTGGGTAACATGGGTGCTCCCATGGCCCAGCGACTTGTCGACTGGCCCGGCGGGCTCACGGTTTTCGATCTGCGGGCCGAGGCTGTGGCAACGCTGGTCGAGGCGGGTGCGCGCGCGGCGGACGGCCTGGCCGATCTCGCGGATGCCGACCTGATCAGCGTCACGGTGCTGGACGACGCGCAGGTACGTGAGGTCATCGGGGAGCTGGCGCCGAAGGTAAAGCGCGGCACCATTATCGCGATCCACTCCACCATCAGCGACACCACGGCCGTCGAACTCGCACAACACTGGGCGCCCAAGGACATCCACGTCATCGATGCGCCGGTGAGCGGCGGCGCTCCGGGGGCACACAAGGGTGAGCTTGCCACCATGGTCGGCGCCGACGATGAGACATTCGCGCGGGTCAAGGAACCCTTGTCGAAGTGGGCGTCACTGGTGATTCATGCCGGCGCGCCGGGCGCGGGGACCCGAATGAAATTGGCGCGCAATCTCCTCCATTTTGTAGCCTTTACCGCGGCGGGGGAGGCGCAGCGACTGGCCGAAAGTTGCGGGCTGGACATCACCGATCTGGGCAAGGTGGTGCGCCACACCGATGCCATCACCGGCGGGCCGGGCGCCATCATGCTGCGAGACACCACCGCACCGGTGGCATCGGACAGCTTCTGGCATCCCATCTTCACGCATGTGCGCGGTCTCGGCGAAAAGGACCTGAGCCTGGCATTGGCACTGGGTGAAGAGCAGTCAGTCCAGCTGCCGCTGGCGACGTTGGCCCGTGAGCGTCTGGCCGCGAGTCTTGGTGTGCCCCATGCTGTGCCGTCTACGGAGGGAGAGATCTAA
- a CDS encoding carboxymuconolactone decarboxylase family protein — protein sequence MDELRRKGLDKMKEVYGWDMPDLPGDYFKYTAEHLFGTIWDRPELSMRDRRLLLLGAVSALGLDEILEIQTGAALKNAELTDAELREVALFITHYVGWPLGQRVNKHVEMAIAKNNEAKRAKESKGD from the coding sequence ATGGATGAGCTGCGCCGCAAGGGGCTGGACAAGATGAAAGAGGTCTACGGCTGGGACATGCCCGACCTGCCCGGCGACTATTTCAAGTACACCGCAGAGCATCTCTTCGGCACCATTTGGGATAGGCCCGAGCTGTCCATGCGTGATCGCCGGCTGCTGCTCCTCGGCGCGGTGAGTGCCCTGGGGCTCGACGAGATCCTGGAGATCCAGACGGGGGCCGCGCTCAAGAACGCTGAGCTCACCGATGCCGAGCTGCGGGAGGTCGCGCTGTTCATCACGCACTACGTCGGGTGGCCACTGGGCCAACGGGTCAACAAGCACGTCGAGATGGCCATAGCAAAAAACAATGAAGCCAAACGTGCGAAAGAGTCAAAGGGTGACTAG
- a CDS encoding carboxylesterase/lipase family protein, which translates to MAKSSKYVVRVPVQVQTANGVVEGFRDNGVHRFRAIPYAEPPVGALRLRSPAPAKPWVGVLPCDSWKSASPQKRIYVPLSINRFQAVSEDCLTVNVTVPEETSTEALPVMFYIHGGAYVLGSSALALYDGADLARRGCVFVSVNYRVGAYGAIDLSSLSDDRHTIDSNLYLRDLVLALQWVRDNIAAFGGDPNSVTIFGESAGAHCVQMLLTVPAAAGLFQRAICQSTASGMIHTRDEAAANARRLVEYLGIDVRGPAGAVINARPRDLVRATHRLLTAKTRESAFSLGVGPSIDGEVVPDDPIAMMERGEAHRVPLIIGYNAEEVRLFNRLLTRVMSLSRFDARAVASTLGALSPEAAKRVIDSYEGYPSKAALVRLMGDAMFGSEAWRVAQAHSHHSSVYFYRYDYAPRPLRRFGPGAAHATELFAVFGLFKRWPALAGKRDMHDALALTEDIQSRWLAFSRTGIPGIEWPVYTEPEHAVMVFDQHRRIELDPQRAQRELWRDISRAA; encoded by the coding sequence ATGGCAAAGAGCTCGAAATATGTTGTGCGGGTTCCTGTTCAGGTGCAGACCGCGAACGGGGTCGTGGAGGGGTTTCGCGATAATGGTGTGCATCGCTTTCGTGCCATACCGTACGCCGAGCCTCCGGTGGGTGCTTTACGTCTGCGCAGCCCAGCGCCCGCGAAGCCCTGGGTAGGTGTGCTGCCGTGTGATTCTTGGAAATCGGCGTCACCGCAGAAACGTATCTACGTACCGCTCTCGATCAATAGGTTCCAGGCGGTCAGCGAGGACTGTCTGACGGTGAACGTGACTGTGCCGGAAGAGACCTCTACGGAGGCCCTGCCGGTGATGTTCTACATCCACGGCGGCGCCTATGTTTTGGGGAGTTCCGCACTGGCCTTGTACGACGGCGCCGACCTTGCGCGGCGCGGCTGTGTTTTCGTCTCCGTGAACTATCGGGTGGGGGCCTATGGCGCCATCGACCTGTCCTCCCTGTCGGATGACCGGCATACCATCGACAGCAATCTGTACCTGCGCGATTTGGTGCTGGCACTGCAGTGGGTGCGCGACAACATCGCGGCCTTCGGCGGAGACCCCAACAGTGTCACGATCTTTGGAGAAAGTGCCGGGGCGCATTGTGTCCAAATGCTGTTGACCGTTCCGGCGGCCGCCGGGTTGTTCCAGCGCGCGATCTGCCAGAGCACGGCCAGCGGAATGATCCACACCCGGGACGAAGCGGCGGCCAATGCGCGCCGGCTCGTCGAGTATCTCGGTATCGACGTCCGCGGCCCCGCTGGGGCGGTCATCAATGCCAGACCGCGCGATCTCGTGCGGGCGACACACCGGCTACTCACCGCGAAAACCAGGGAATCGGCCTTCTCGTTGGGCGTGGGCCCCAGCATCGACGGTGAGGTTGTGCCCGATGACCCGATCGCGATGATGGAACGCGGTGAGGCGCATCGGGTCCCGCTCATCATCGGATATAACGCGGAAGAGGTTCGGTTGTTCAACCGACTGCTGACCCGGGTGATGTCGTTGTCCCGGTTTGACGCCCGTGCTGTTGCGAGCACCCTCGGCGCGCTGAGCCCGGAGGCCGCGAAGCGGGTGATCGACTCCTATGAGGGCTACCCGTCCAAGGCTGCCCTGGTGCGTCTCATGGGTGATGCGATGTTCGGCTCGGAGGCCTGGCGGGTGGCGCAGGCGCACAGCCATCACTCATCGGTCTACTTCTACCGGTACGACTACGCGCCGCGACCGCTGCGACGGTTCGGGCCGGGGGCCGCGCATGCGACGGAACTGTTCGCGGTGTTCGGCCTCTTCAAGCGTTGGCCCGCGTTGGCAGGGAAGAGAGATATGCATGACGCGCTGGCGCTGACGGAGGATATCCAGAGCCGTTGGCTCGCCTTCTCGCGGACGGGTATCCCGGGCATCGAGTGGCCGGTCTACACGGAGCCGGAGCACGCCGTCATGGTGTTCGACCAGCATCGGCGTATCGAGCTGGACCCGCAGCGCGCGCAGCGGGAGTTGTGGCGCGATATAAGCCGAGCAGCCTGA
- a CDS encoding DUF5701 family protein, whose product MPAAQDEFDRQLAHLTERGYPVSDRAAELRTRVADLPPSTVDPADHIPFVLAVTGTSYEQTAPLMSLNGRNGFHVMDDGDTEVYQPIVEIPDQAYLLTDIDTGSEFCNVTPEQALATITARGRSPLTIDEGIALVLARPDMLRKNKCFSLAASRGKGQRVPAIWISDRKPKLGWCWDRNPHTWLGTASCGGRVVP is encoded by the coding sequence ATGCCAGCTGCTCAGGATGAATTCGACCGCCAGCTCGCCCATCTGACCGAACGTGGGTACCCGGTGAGCGACCGCGCCGCCGAGCTTCGTACTCGGGTCGCTGATCTTCCGCCGTCCACCGTCGATCCCGCCGATCATATTCCCTTCGTTCTCGCCGTCACCGGAACCAGCTATGAGCAGACGGCGCCGCTGATGAGCTTGAATGGGCGCAACGGGTTTCATGTCATGGATGACGGCGATACCGAGGTGTACCAGCCGATCGTGGAGATCCCGGATCAGGCCTATCTGCTCACCGATATCGACACCGGGAGCGAGTTCTGCAATGTGACACCGGAGCAGGCATTGGCGACAATCACCGCCCGCGGACGCAGTCCGCTGACTATTGACGAGGGCATCGCGCTGGTGCTCGCGCGACCGGACATGCTGCGCAAGAACAAATGTTTCTCACTGGCGGCCTCCCGCGGGAAGGGACAGCGGGTGCCTGCCATCTGGATCTCTGATCGCAAGCCCAAGCTCGGTTGGTGCTGGGACCGCAATCCGCACACTTGGCTGGGCACCGCCTCATGCGGTGGCCGGGTAGTCCCGTAG
- a CDS encoding oxygenase MpaB family protein, with protein MMTTADVISIAPGAQLDRRSLLWRWAGDMRIALTGGTAGLLQTMDPAIGYALIEHSNFFADPVDRVFRSLPPILGTVYDDPAAGTGMKVRDFHRDIKGTQPDGVRYHALNPTTFWWAHATFQVMVEQTVDRYSSYRLTDAEREQLYQEGVEWYRRYAMSEQPLPPNRAAFQQEWDRYCDEVLAPNPAADYLMKVIEGRAVPDMSKSPYLPVAPYLKPAARLALPTAPMRMALAPPLRLTIYGGLPPQVRKRFGIRWNLADETAYRALLRAVPLAWPFIPTSWRWHPGSHAGWRRERGRLPRNW; from the coding sequence ATGATGACAACAGCGGATGTCATCTCTATCGCACCCGGTGCCCAGCTGGACCGTCGTTCACTGTTATGGCGCTGGGCTGGTGATATGCGTATCGCGCTCACCGGCGGCACCGCCGGACTCCTGCAAACGATGGATCCCGCCATCGGCTACGCACTGATCGAGCACTCGAACTTCTTCGCAGATCCCGTGGACAGAGTGTTCCGCTCGCTGCCCCCGATCCTCGGCACCGTGTACGACGATCCCGCGGCCGGCACCGGCATGAAGGTGCGGGACTTTCACCGCGATATCAAGGGAACCCAGCCCGACGGCGTCCGCTACCACGCGCTGAACCCGACGACCTTCTGGTGGGCTCACGCCACGTTTCAGGTGATGGTCGAACAGACGGTGGACCGCTACTCGTCCTACCGGCTCACCGACGCCGAACGTGAGCAGCTCTACCAGGAGGGTGTCGAATGGTATCGCCGGTACGCGATGAGCGAGCAGCCGCTGCCACCGAATAGAGCCGCATTCCAACAGGAGTGGGACCGATACTGCGACGAGGTGCTCGCACCCAACCCCGCGGCCGACTATCTGATGAAGGTCATCGAGGGACGTGCCGTCCCCGATATGAGCAAGTCTCCGTATCTACCGGTGGCGCCTTATCTAAAGCCGGCCGCGAGACTTGCCTTGCCCACGGCGCCGATGCGTATGGCGTTGGCACCTCCGCTCCGGCTGACGATCTACGGTGGCTTGCCGCCCCAGGTACGCAAACGTTTTGGGATCCGCTGGAACCTGGCGGACGAGACGGCCTACCGCGCGCTACTGCGGGCCGTGCCACTGGCGTGGCCCTTCATCCCGACATCGTGGAGATGGCATCCGGGCAGCCATGCCGGATGGCGGCGCGAACGGGGACGGCTACCGCGGAACTGGTGA